A stretch of DNA from Candidatus Zixiibacteriota bacterium:
GAGCGTCCAGCCCACCGTCGAACGTGGTCTTGGTCAGGTTGGAGTTGGCCACATGCTTGATCCAATTGAGATGATCAATCCAGCGGTCGGACAGCAACGATTTTAGTCCCAGATCGAAGTCGACATACTGCTCGCCGATATGGATCGCTGAGGTGTGCAGCCGGTGGTGCGGCTCAGCCATCTGGTCCAGAATCGAGGCCAATTTTGGATCATTGGCTTTCATTGTTCGCGTTTCATCAGAGTACATCCATTTGCCAAGACCACACTTGTGATCGTCCGTCTGGACGGTAACTTCGGTGACCTCGTCATTCATAAACAGGTCCGAAAGACTCGCCATCCACTTAAGGTGGTCAACTTCTTTTTCGATGCTAAATGCCTGGTTGGTGCAGGACTGCTGGGCGACCACAGTTTGTTCGTCGATGCTGTTAAAGCTGGTGTAGTTGTAGATACTGACTACGGCCAGCAGCACCAGTACGACGCCGAAACCCAGACCGAGCTTCTTCCCAATCTTGAGGTTCTTGAACATGCTTACTTCCTCCCTTTTCTCAAACAAAGACAATGTTATATACTTTTGGCGTACATAATCTAATCATCGTCTCCCTGGGAGAAAAAGTTGATGACCAACCCGTGATCACGGATTGACTATGTCTGATAGTCAATCCCCCGGATCAGGGTACTATCTGGCGTTGGTAAAAGGAGGAACGAGCCAAACGTCCCAAGACATTACAGACCCTTTAGATAACTTTCGAGATTCGTATGGTTGTCGTTGATCTGGAGCTTTCTGCGGATGCATCGACGCTGGTTGTTGACAGTATGGACCGATACGTTCAAGATTGAGGCGATTTGCTTTGTAGAGAACCCCCTTCGGATCATGTTAGAGACTTCTATTTCACGCGGGGAAAGACTGGCCTGAGCATGCTCCAGTCGGTTCGCCACCGGATCCAACAAGTCGCTCAAAGTGCTCTCCAGCAACTCCATCAAGTGCTGGTCTTCGTGACTCAGTTTCTCATTGATGATACCAAGTATCGGTCTCACAATCCGGTTCACATTTGATTGCAGGTGCTGTTCAGTTTGTTGTTTCTGTTCCTCGAACTGCCCCAGGATTTCCTTGAGCGCCGCGTTCTTGCTCCCCAGCATGCCTCGCTCGATTGCCAGGGCGTCGTGGGTTTTCTTTAACTGCCGCTCAGCCAGTTTGC
This window harbors:
- a CDS encoding PAS domain S-box protein, which codes for MKLQSLKSKVAQNFTMPESRTVMLRRSPEVDDFGSDQWERIFDTVTNGLRIVDLQYRTVRVNEAFCRMAGATEEETIDRYCYDYFPGQACNTDDCPLRQITGGKDSIEFEAEKERQDGSRLTCIVTVTAHRDDTGNLIGIIECFTDITERKLAERQLKKTHDALAIERGMLGSKNAALKEILGQFEEQKQQTEQHLQSNVNRIVRPILGIINEKLSHEDQHLMELLESTLSDLLDPVANRLEHAQASLSPREIEVSNMIRRGFSTKQIASILNVSVHTVNNQRRCIRRKLQINDNHTNLESYLKGL